The following proteins are encoded in a genomic region of Hemiscyllium ocellatum isolate sHemOce1 chromosome 23, sHemOce1.pat.X.cur, whole genome shotgun sequence:
- the ndufa12 gene encoding NADH dehydrogenase [ubiquinone] 1 alpha subcomplex subunit 12 — protein sequence MADVVAVFKRGWSQFWSHGGLFGAFWKLLRTSELKTGKLIGEDKYGNKYFEDKRYFFGRHRWVEYTSEMNGKNTYWEVDGSMVPPEWHRWLHCSTEDSPTTHPPVARKFIWKTHQFNMSGTPGQYVPYSTTRKKVYEWVPPQASQK from the exons ATGGCGGACGTTGTTGCTGTGTTCAAACGGGGTTGGAGTCAGTTTTGGAGCCATGGTGGGCTGTTTGGAGCATTTTGGAAGCTTTTGAG AACAAGTGAACTAAAAACTGGGAAATTAATTGGTGAAGACAAGTATGGTAACAAATATTTTGAAGATAAACGATACTTCTTTG gtcggcatagatgggttgaGTATACCAGTGAGATGAATGGGAAGAACACATATTGGGAAGTGGATGGGAGTATGGTCCCTCCAGAATG GCATCGCTGGCTTCATTGCAGTACAGAGGATTCCCCCACTACACACCCTCCTGTTGCACGAAAGTTTATCTGGAAGACTCATCAGTTTAACATGAGTGGTACACCAGGCCAGTACGTACCTTACTCCACCACACGCAAGAAGGTTTATGAATGGGTCCCACCACAGGCCAGTCAAAAATGA